The proteins below come from a single Oncorhynchus keta strain PuntledgeMale-10-30-2019 chromosome 32, Oket_V2, whole genome shotgun sequence genomic window:
- the LOC118365121 gene encoding zinc finger protein 135-like, whose amino-acid sequence MRNGGGYQNEETFYPNKREEEVCWTEKEALGLNIVVKEEKEEEDVTVKQEVEGEAVTVKEEEKDVTVKEEEDSFRVKEEEDVTVKEEEEEKEEDAIFGVKEGEITVTLKEEHEQEEETGDLINTRERPDSDSGKSSSEETDPETPNQHHCSHCGKSFRWLGSLKMHERIHTGEKPYHCSHCGKNFTQLGALVGHERTHTGEKPYHCSHCGKSFRWLWVLKKHERIHTGEKPYHCSHCGNSFRWLVSLKTHERIHTGEKPFQCTQCEKSFRWSGSLKKHERKHTGEKPFQHTNTQEGKTYHCSHCEKTFSQSEDLKSHERIERLCSDLCF is encoded by the exons ATGAGAAATGGTGGAGGCTACCAGAACGAAGAGACATTTTATCCGAATAAACGTG AAGAagaggtctgctggacggagaaagaagctctggggctgaacattgtcgtgaaagaggagaaggaagaggaggatgtcacagtaaaacaagaggtagagggtgaggctgttacagtgaaagaagaagagaaagacgttacagtgaaagaagaggaagactcgttcagagtgaaagaggaggaggatgttacagtaaaagaagaggaggaagagaaagaggaggatgccATTTttggagtgaaggagggagagataactGTCACATTGAAGGAAGAAcatgagcaggaggaggagacaggcgATCTGATTAACACCA gagagagaccagactctGACAGCGGGAAGAGTTCCTCAGAGGAAACAGACCCGGAGACGCCTAACCAACACCACTGCTcccactgtggaaagagttttaggtGGTTAGGGAGCCTGAAAATGCATGAGAGAATACATACAGGAGAAAAGCCCTACCACTGTTCCCACTGTGGAAAGAATTTTACTCAGTTAGGGGCCCTGGTTGGgcatgagagaacacacacaggagagaagccttatcactgctcccactgtggaaagagttttaggtGGTTATGGGTCCTGAAAaagcatgagagaatacacactggagagaagccttatcacTGTTCTCACTGTGGAAATAGTTTTAGGTGGTTGGTGAGCCTGAAAacgcatgagagaatacacacaggagaaaagccttttCAATGTACCCAGTGTGAAAAGAGTTTTAGGTGGTCAGGGAGTTTGAAAAAGCATGAGAGAAAACACACTGGAGAAAAGCCTTTCCAACATACTAATACACAGGAGGGGAAGACATATCACTGCTCTCATTGTGAAAAGACATTTTCCCAGTCAGAGGATCTGAAATCACACGAGAGAATAGAGAGGCTGTGTTCTGACTTGTGTTTTTGA